A window from Manduca sexta isolate Smith_Timp_Sample1 chromosome 24, JHU_Msex_v1.0, whole genome shotgun sequence encodes these proteins:
- the LOC115450147 gene encoding gremlin-2 → MENFKSHIWFAAAALLATCGFCASAGVGGRKPFTPSDSILDIIDTKQVERFLAERRRAEQATASSTTYVQRNELGDGSSEAGLVVSVPDQDESTELPPGIDFRKTLKSSKNALLVTKKEYLKEDWCKTEPLLQKIREPGCLPATVVNKFCYGQCNSFYIPKGPRRRDNTDRPQPAFKSCSFCRPKNFTWITVTLRCPGQNPPFRRKRLQKIKQCKCISVGVN, encoded by the coding sequence ATGGAGAACTTCAAATCTCACATTTGGTTTGCCGCCGCGGCGCTTTTGGCGACGTGCGGATTCTGCGCCAGCGCCGGCGTTGGTGGAAGGAAGCCGTTCACGCCGTCCGACTCCATCCTGGACATCATTGACACCAAGCAGGTGGAGAGGTTCCTCGCGGAGCGAAGGCGCGCTGAGCAGGCCACCGCCTCCTCCACCACTTACGTGCAAAGAAATGAATTGGGCGACGGAAGCTCGGAGGCAGGTTTGGTAGTGTCAGTGCCGGATCAGGACGAGAGCACCGAATTGCCTCCGGGAATTGATTTTCGAAAAACTTTGAAATCATCTAAAAATGCTTTACTCGTAACGAAGAAAGAATATTTGAAGGAAGATTGGTGCAAAACGGAACCGCTACTACAGAAGATTCGCGAGCCGGGGTGTTTGCCGGCGACTGTGGTCAATAAATTCTGTTACGGACAGTGCAACTCGTTCTACATACCGAAAGGGCCGCGCCGTCGCGACAACACCGACCGCCCGCAGCCCGCGTTTAAGTCGTGCTCCTTCTGCAGGCCCAAGAACTTCACCTGGATAACTGTGACTCTGCGTTGCCCCGGACAAAACCCTCCGTTCAGGCGGAAGCGTTTACAGAAAATCAAACAGTGCAAGTGTATATCAGTGGGTGTGAATTGA